A window of Lacibacter sediminis contains these coding sequences:
- a CDS encoding energy transducer TonB, protein MLNKSLLFIFSLSLFVTGVFAQSPYEGSSATVSAARSFKGAGIFSKVEDSLRKELKEKGFQWPLKYMYVRAFKHEKQLEVWLKNDWEEKFELFKVYKVCATSGTYGPKRKEGDKQIPEGFYYINEFKPNSNYHLALGLNYPNASDAILSDHTKPGGDIYIHGNCVTIGCLPLTDSLIEQVYYLASVVKDQGQDFIPVHIYPVRYDNQKGMEQLVTKTKHKQDVQEFAKQIKDAYEFFEDTHQLPTVLIARNGTYVVATNPETPKVKRIKVIETNNKANPYAAWALEEKVDRVPFHIDGNAALQKWLFNLSQSLVPLLDGNASMSLQVEFIVDKNGNTALATVIRGGHAELNRKVKERFEKELKWQPALKDGQPVNTKLIQNLNIAAPEDL, encoded by the coding sequence ATGCTCAACAAAAGCCTTTTATTCATTTTTAGTTTGAGCCTGTTTGTAACAGGTGTTTTTGCACAATCGCCATATGAGGGGAGCAGTGCTACCGTTTCAGCCGCCCGAAGTTTTAAAGGAGCCGGTATATTTTCCAAAGTAGAAGATTCATTGCGTAAAGAATTAAAGGAAAAAGGATTTCAATGGCCTTTAAAGTACATGTATGTGCGTGCCTTTAAACACGAGAAGCAATTGGAGGTTTGGCTGAAGAATGACTGGGAGGAAAAGTTTGAACTCTTCAAAGTGTATAAAGTATGTGCAACATCCGGCACTTACGGACCCAAACGTAAAGAAGGCGATAAGCAGATACCTGAAGGTTTCTATTATATCAATGAATTTAAGCCCAACAGTAATTATCATCTGGCATTGGGCTTGAACTATCCCAACGCATCCGATGCGATTTTAAGTGACCATACAAAACCAGGTGGTGATATTTACATTCATGGTAACTGCGTTACCATTGGTTGTTTACCGTTGACCGATTCATTGATCGAGCAAGTGTATTATTTAGCATCGGTTGTAAAAGACCAGGGGCAGGATTTTATTCCTGTGCATATTTATCCAGTTCGGTATGATAATCAAAAAGGAATGGAGCAACTCGTAACGAAAACGAAACACAAACAGGATGTGCAGGAGTTTGCAAAGCAGATCAAGGATGCGTATGAGTTTTTTGAAGATACACATCAGTTGCCTACTGTTTTAATTGCCAGGAACGGAACGTATGTAGTGGCCACAAACCCTGAAACGCCGAAAGTAAAGCGTATTAAAGTAATTGAAACCAATAACAAAGCAAATCCATATGCTGCCTGGGCATTAGAAGAAAAAGTGGATCGTGTTCCTTTTCATATAGATGGTAATGCCGCCTTGCAGAAGTGGTTGTTTAATTTAAGTCAATCTTTAGTTCCACTCTTAGATGGAAACGCTTCAATGTCGTTGCAGGTTGAATTCATTGTCGATAAAAATGGCAACACTGCATTGGCGACCGTTATTCGTGGTGGTCATGCTGAATTGAACAGAAAAGTGAAAGAGCGTTTTGAAAAAGAATTAAAATGGCAGCCGGCATTAAAAGACGGTCAGCCTGTTAATACTAAACTGATTCAGAACCTCAATATTGCAGCGCCGGAAGATTTATAG
- the hppD gene encoding 4-hydroxyphenylpyruvate dioxygenase: MSTIAVNKKQAAQQDFLPLHGTDYVEFYVGNAKQAAHFYITAFGFQPLAYAGPETGSKDRVSYVVRQNKLTFMLTTALRSDNAIADHVYKHGDGVKALALKVDDAASALHETTSRGAKLYQETTTLSDEQGKVVISGIHTYGDTVHLFIERKDYHGVFMPGFRAWNNPHFKVPDTGLQYVDHCVGNVGWNQMNPWVSFYENVMGFRNILTFDDNDISTEYSALMSKVMSNGNGYVKFPINEPAEGKKKSQVEEYLDYYNGEGVQHVALATNNIVETVMDLRSRGIEFLQVPTTYYDDLLDRVGHIDEDLAPLKELGILVDRDDEGYLLQIFTKPVEDRPTLFFEIIQRKGAQSFGKGNFKALFEAIEREQEARGNL, encoded by the coding sequence ATGTCAACAATTGCTGTTAACAAGAAACAAGCTGCACAACAGGATTTTCTTCCATTACACGGAACTGATTATGTAGAATTTTACGTGGGTAATGCCAAACAGGCAGCTCATTTTTATATCACCGCTTTTGGTTTTCAGCCACTGGCATATGCCGGACCGGAAACCGGAAGCAAAGACAGAGTAAGTTATGTGGTGCGTCAGAACAAACTCACATTTATGCTTACTACTGCACTTCGTTCTGATAATGCAATAGCTGACCATGTTTATAAGCATGGTGATGGCGTAAAAGCATTGGCATTAAAAGTTGATGATGCCGCTTCGGCTTTGCATGAAACAACCAGCCGTGGTGCAAAACTCTACCAGGAAACCACAACACTTTCTGATGAGCAGGGGAAGGTGGTCATCAGTGGTATACATACCTATGGCGATACCGTTCATTTATTTATTGAACGAAAAGATTACCACGGCGTATTCATGCCGGGCTTTCGTGCATGGAACAATCCTCATTTTAAAGTACCAGACACAGGACTGCAATATGTTGATCATTGTGTGGGTAATGTTGGCTGGAATCAAATGAATCCATGGGTAAGTTTTTATGAAAACGTGATGGGCTTCCGCAACATCCTCACGTTTGATGATAACGATATTTCAACGGAATACTCTGCATTGATGAGTAAAGTGATGAGCAATGGAAACGGCTATGTAAAGTTCCCCATCAATGAACCTGCGGAAGGAAAAAAGAAATCACAGGTTGAAGAGTATTTAGATTATTATAATGGAGAAGGTGTGCAACATGTGGCGCTTGCGACAAATAATATTGTAGAAACAGTAATGGATTTGAGAAGCAGAGGGATAGAATTTCTGCAAGTACCTACTACTTATTATGATGATCTGCTCGATCGAGTGGGTCATATTGACGAAGATCTTGCGCCATTGAAAGAATTAGGAATTCTGGTGGATAGAGACGATGAAGGGTATTTACTTCAGATTTTTACCAAACCGGTTGAGGACCGTCCTACGCTGTTTTTTGAGATCATTCAGCGTAAAGGTGCCCAGAGTTTTGGTAAAGGAAACTTTAAAGCTTTGTTTGAAGCAATTGAAAGGGAGCAGGAAGCCAGGGGAAATCTGTAA
- a CDS encoding aspartate kinase encodes MRVFKFGGASVSNYEKVQNLGNIIKQFPDEQLLIVISAMGKTTNALEKVAEAFFAGKKEEALQLFRAVKLQHLDEAKYLLVTHFNPLMEQFNNFFTEVEWLLHDQPVRDYDYYYDQIVCLGELLSTSIVSAYLNEIGISNQWIDVRDVFRTDDNFRDAAIDFNFTQQQVNAIIKPLFTNSNIVVTQGFIGCTDENESTTLGREGSDYTAAVFAYMLDAESVAIWKDVKGVMNADPKLFADAQFISELNYDEVIEMAYYGAQVIHPKTIKPLQNKNIPLYVKCFADASLPGTVIHNNPVKNLPPIIVIKQNQVLLQLHTKDFSFIGEQPMSDLYEMMAKLHIKPNLIQTHAVNLQLCIDDRPDKVEKLALAASNEFDVQVEKGLTLLSIRHYNNETIERLTAGKKIELKQQSPETVQMLMI; translated from the coding sequence ATGCGTGTTTTCAAATTCGGCGGTGCAAGTGTAAGTAACTATGAAAAAGTGCAGAACCTAGGCAACATCATCAAACAATTTCCAGATGAGCAATTGTTGATCGTGATTTCAGCCATGGGTAAAACAACGAATGCACTGGAGAAAGTGGCCGAAGCTTTTTTTGCAGGTAAGAAAGAAGAAGCATTGCAACTCTTTCGTGCAGTGAAACTGCAACACCTTGATGAAGCAAAGTATTTACTGGTCACACATTTCAATCCGTTGATGGAACAGTTCAATAATTTCTTTACTGAAGTTGAATGGTTGCTGCACGACCAACCGGTTCGTGATTATGATTATTACTACGACCAGATCGTTTGCCTGGGTGAATTATTGAGCACCTCCATTGTAAGTGCTTATCTCAATGAAATTGGTATCAGCAATCAATGGATCGATGTAAGAGATGTTTTTCGTACAGATGATAATTTCCGTGACGCCGCCATTGATTTCAATTTCACACAACAACAGGTGAATGCAATTATCAAACCTTTATTTACAAATAGCAATATTGTAGTTACGCAGGGCTTTATTGGTTGTACCGATGAGAACGAAAGCACCACACTTGGCCGAGAAGGAAGTGATTACACGGCTGCTGTATTTGCTTATATGCTTGATGCAGAAAGTGTGGCTATTTGGAAAGATGTGAAAGGCGTGATGAATGCTGATCCAAAGTTATTTGCTGATGCACAATTCATCAGCGAACTGAATTATGATGAAGTAATTGAAATGGCTTATTACGGTGCACAGGTGATACATCCAAAAACTATCAAGCCCTTACAGAATAAAAATATTCCGCTTTATGTAAAATGCTTTGCAGATGCAAGTTTACCCGGCACTGTTATTCATAACAACCCGGTAAAAAATCTGCCGCCCATTATTGTTATCAAACAAAATCAGGTGTTGCTGCAATTGCACACAAAAGATTTTTCATTCATTGGCGAACAGCCTATGAGTGATTTGTATGAAATGATGGCGAAACTGCATATCAAACCCAATCTTATTCAAACCCATGCAGTGAATTTGCAATTGTGTATTGATGATCGTCCTGATAAAGTGGAAAAGCTTGCATTAGCTGCCTCAAATGAATTTGATGTGCAGGTGGAGAAAGGATTAACACTGCTCAGCATTCGTCATTACAACAACGAAACCATTGAGCGGTTAACAGCAGGAAAAAAAATTGAGTTAAAACAGCAAAGCCCTGAAACAGTGCAGATGCTGATGATCTGA
- a CDS encoding T9SS type A sorting domain-containing protein, giving the protein MKLGQFITTCLSLIAFLSPQKSKGQTISGVINSYYNATAIINNGTYNSYSYSGITLQSIAGLSTGDRVLIIQMKGATITSTDNSSFGNISSIGNAGKYEFSSICGFLNNTVVLSNHLLHTYDVSSVQVVRVPVFTDVTVNGTLRAGEWDPVSETGGVIALEVSGTLTLNASISADSAGFKGGGLFVNTTDRCGEETAYYYSQAQSSGSNLGGSPKGEGIAYYVASREYGRGRQSNGGGGANVDNTGGGGGSNYGTGGNGGEKSNSFFCSANTVGVGGIALSSYGYPASVTATSTNNKIFLGGGGGCGEMNNIYSGSNGAGTPGGDGGGIVFIKASILAGNGYTISANGAQGVNPVLPVKTEAAGDGGGGGGAGGVVILNINSFSGNLTVQARGANGSNAGFQDQCPGPGGGGGGGVIWYSGTLPGTVTTNVSGGTSGIIKNAPSHNPPCEGQPNGAVAGSMGLVQSGYVAPQGNNAIDCSILPLDLLKQFSGRRNNGSIQLNWTLTNIDNVQKVVLERKAGNEQFRKITEQFNPSIANVFYTDEEINSNVTYRLIVYALNGERQYSNHVFFEAGVVRTFNLYPNPATNEVTIQLPGNINGRAGIVVTDVNGRRVLLQQMIIPTSRSNTTLALKNLPAGIYQLRMEINGEVYSAKLIKQ; this is encoded by the coding sequence ATGAAACTTGGACAGTTTATAACCACCTGCTTATCTCTCATTGCTTTTTTATCTCCACAAAAAAGCAAAGGGCAAACTATATCCGGGGTTATAAATAGTTATTATAACGCAACAGCCATAATTAACAACGGAACCTACAACTCTTATTCTTATTCAGGAATCACTTTGCAAAGTATAGCTGGTCTTTCTACGGGAGATCGTGTGTTGATCATACAAATGAAAGGGGCAACGATTACCTCAACCGATAATTCAAGTTTTGGAAATATCAGTTCAATCGGGAACGCAGGTAAGTATGAATTCTCATCAATCTGTGGATTTTTGAATAACACCGTTGTATTAAGTAACCATCTGCTGCATACCTATGACGTTTCAAGCGTACAGGTTGTGAGGGTACCTGTATTTACTGATGTTACAGTGAACGGTACATTAAGAGCAGGAGAATGGGATCCCGTTTCTGAAACCGGAGGTGTTATTGCTTTAGAAGTATCAGGTACACTTACACTCAATGCATCAATAAGTGCAGATAGTGCCGGATTTAAAGGAGGCGGACTTTTTGTTAATACAACTGACAGATGTGGTGAAGAAACTGCGTACTATTATTCGCAGGCTCAATCATCCGGTTCCAATCTTGGCGGCTCCCCAAAAGGTGAAGGAATTGCCTATTATGTCGCAAGTAGAGAATATGGCAGGGGCAGACAGTCAAACGGAGGTGGGGGTGCAAATGTTGATAATACAGGTGGAGGTGGGGGTAGTAACTATGGAACAGGTGGAAATGGTGGAGAAAAAAGTAATTCATTTTTCTGTAGCGCTAACACTGTTGGTGTGGGTGGCATTGCACTAAGTTCATATGGCTATCCAGCGTCGGTTACTGCAACAAGCACCAATAATAAAATCTTTCTTGGCGGAGGCGGAGGTTGTGGTGAGATGAATAATATTTATAGTGGCTCAAATGGTGCCGGAACGCCTGGTGGTGATGGTGGGGGAATAGTTTTTATTAAAGCTTCAATTTTAGCAGGAAACGGTTATACGATCTCTGCCAATGGAGCTCAAGGTGTTAATCCCGTTTTGCCAGTTAAAACGGAAGCGGCAGGCGATGGCGGTGGCGGTGGCGGTGCAGGCGGAGTTGTAATACTAAACATCAATAGCTTTTCGGGAAATCTTACAGTTCAGGCGAGAGGGGCTAACGGAAGTAATGCTGGTTTTCAGGATCAATGTCCTGGTCCGGGTGGTGGTGGTGGTGGTGGTGTTATTTGGTACAGTGGAACTTTACCGGGAACAGTTACAACAAATGTAAGTGGCGGTACTAGTGGTATTATTAAAAATGCACCTTCACATAATCCTCCATGTGAAGGACAGCCGAATGGTGCCGTTGCAGGTAGTATGGGCCTCGTACAATCAGGTTATGTTGCGCCACAGGGAAATAATGCCATCGACTGTTCAATTTTACCACTTGATCTTTTGAAACAATTTAGTGGGAGACGGAACAACGGTTCGATTCAACTCAACTGGACATTAACGAATATTGACAATGTTCAGAAAGTTGTGTTGGAAAGAAAAGCAGGTAATGAACAGTTTAGAAAGATAACTGAGCAATTCAATCCATCAATCGCAAATGTTTTTTATACCGATGAAGAAATTAACTCAAATGTTACTTATCGTCTTATAGTTTATGCGTTGAACGGTGAACGCCAATACTCGAATCATGTATTTTTTGAAGCGGGTGTAGTGAGAACGTTCAATTTATATCCGAATCCTGCAACCAATGAAGTAACAATACAACTTCCGGGAAATATCAATGGAAGAGCTGGAATTGTTGTGACAGATGTAAATGGCAGGCGAGTGCTATTGCAGCAAATGATCATACCAACATCTCGATCTAATACAACCCTTGCTTTGAAGAATTTACCGGCGGGAATCTATCAGCTTCGCATGGAAATTAATGGTGAAGTTTATTCTGCAAAACTAATAAAGCAATAA